The Fimbriimonas ginsengisoli Gsoil 348 genome window below encodes:
- a CDS encoding peptidyl-prolyl cis-trans isomerase — MFYTWSMNHNNSGNGSNRVSKVALQVAGNPVEDRLLADAISQQAKGAISEGGDPALSEIEATRAAFNSLLDSAAQSGLVQKLGIKTDDATLLADLKKKLEDDILNERLQLMGRGQLKPNATDADFEKVLGRPLAQIRADADKRNKEMVSTPEGRRTAVLTLAPTLLTDYYKNVTKPTDQEVKDSYNQYQFKRVLVQPPLANKPSIDDRIKAAQADIAKNVPFEQVIDKYSDEHPFTGKKARDTTIPMLQSELSMNPAYKPLLGLKPGQVSPVITVPEGKAIYKLLSVKSNLPNDFEKNKERYRQTYVATAASQKQMADLAEYKKTPGLIVFKSPPLKAFYDFMQATDNSAAADGKSEVDRVRAAYDEAVQAEAKSDGFNTRPAVLARYAASNYLWGAPGSDKAKLRPERIDTLQAVLQDSESFQARKDLFDLYMEEKKYDEAFGQLLEAAKNNTSYDRAGFQRFNDVRDMLSRLQKANGIKPEQVKQVEAAQLDWSRARAENDKMMEEQRKEQAKAAAEQQALEAKDKAEMAKAMKAAEKTKGGKAPAGKPGASTTPGTTPAPGSSVKSGGITATIVPPKTGAPKK, encoded by the coding sequence ATGTTTTACACGTGGTCGATGAACCACAACAACTCCGGCAACGGCTCAAACCGCGTCAGTAAAGTCGCCTTGCAAGTCGCCGGCAATCCCGTCGAGGATCGTCTGCTCGCCGACGCGATCAGCCAGCAGGCCAAAGGAGCGATCTCCGAGGGCGGCGATCCGGCCTTGAGCGAAATTGAGGCGACTCGGGCGGCGTTCAACAGCCTATTGGACTCGGCCGCCCAAAGCGGCCTCGTCCAGAAGCTCGGCATCAAGACCGACGACGCTACCCTTCTCGCGGACCTCAAGAAGAAGCTGGAAGACGACATCCTAAACGAGCGGCTCCAATTGATGGGACGCGGCCAGCTCAAGCCGAATGCGACGGACGCCGATTTTGAAAAGGTGCTCGGCCGGCCATTGGCACAGATCCGCGCGGATGCCGACAAGCGGAATAAGGAGATGGTGTCGACCCCCGAGGGACGCCGGACCGCCGTGCTGACGCTCGCGCCTACGCTTCTCACCGACTACTACAAGAACGTCACGAAGCCGACGGACCAGGAGGTCAAGGACAGCTACAACCAGTACCAGTTCAAGCGCGTCCTCGTGCAGCCGCCGCTCGCAAACAAGCCTTCGATCGACGATCGGATTAAAGCCGCTCAGGCCGATATCGCCAAGAACGTTCCGTTCGAGCAGGTGATCGACAAGTATTCCGACGAACACCCGTTCACCGGGAAAAAAGCGCGCGACACCACGATTCCGATGCTCCAGAGCGAGCTCTCGATGAACCCGGCATACAAGCCGCTGCTCGGGCTCAAGCCCGGCCAAGTTAGCCCGGTAATCACGGTTCCGGAAGGGAAGGCGATCTACAAGCTTCTCTCGGTCAAGAGCAACCTTCCGAACGATTTCGAGAAGAACAAGGAGCGGTATCGGCAGACCTACGTCGCCACCGCCGCCAGCCAGAAACAGATGGCAGACCTGGCGGAATACAAGAAGACCCCCGGTCTGATCGTCTTCAAGAGCCCGCCACTCAAGGCGTTCTACGACTTTATGCAGGCGACCGACAATTCGGCGGCCGCGGACGGCAAGTCGGAAGTCGACCGAGTGCGGGCGGCGTACGACGAGGCGGTTCAAGCGGAAGCTAAGAGCGACGGATTCAACACCCGTCCCGCCGTTCTCGCTCGCTACGCGGCAAGCAATTACCTCTGGGGAGCCCCCGGCTCCGATAAGGCGAAGCTAAGGCCCGAGCGGATCGACACGCTTCAGGCGGTGCTTCAAGATTCCGAGAGCTTCCAGGCTCGCAAGGACCTCTTCGACCTCTATATGGAAGAGAAGAAGTACGACGAAGCTTTCGGCCAGCTCCTGGAGGCGGCGAAGAACAACACCTCGTACGACCGAGCCGGTTTCCAGCGGTTCAACGACGTGCGAGACATGCTGAGCCGCCTGCAAAAGGCGAACGGCATCAAGCCGGAGCAGGTCAAGCAGGTCGAAGCCGCCCAGCTCGATTGGAGCCGCGCCCGCGCCGAGAACGACAAGATGATGGAAGAGCAACGCAAGGAGCAGGCGAAGGCGGCGGCCGAGCAGCAAGCGTTGGAGGCCAAAGACAAGGCCGAAATGGCAAAGGCGATGAAAGCCGCCGAGAAGACGAAGGGGGGCAAGGCGCCGGCGGGCAAGCCGGGCGCTTCGACGACTCCTGGGACGACGCCCGCCCCCGGATCGTCGGTCAAATCGGGCGGCATCACGGCCACGATCGTTCCGCCCAAGACGGGCGCGCCGAAGAAATGA
- the rsmI gene encoding 16S rRNA (cytidine(1402)-2'-O)-methyltransferase encodes MSETGRLTLVATPIGNLADLSPRAIEALGEADIWFVEDTRVSGKLASHLGLKKPMRVLNDHTSPNQIERYAQELRNGANAALVTDGGAPAVSDPGAILTNLCHEHGVAVAGIPGPSAPVLALMLSGFFAQRFAFLGFLGRKSGAIRGELAAFADSPLTLVLFESSHRLEPLLATAHEALGPRRYAICRELTKLHEQVYRETLPHIPDESAVPRKGEFTIVIEGRRKRDLD; translated from the coding sequence ATGAGCGAAACGGGGCGGCTGACGCTGGTCGCCACCCCGATCGGCAACCTTGCCGACCTATCTCCCCGAGCGATCGAAGCGCTTGGGGAGGCCGACATTTGGTTCGTGGAGGACACCCGCGTCAGCGGAAAGCTCGCCTCTCACCTCGGCCTTAAAAAGCCGATGCGGGTGCTGAACGATCACACCTCGCCAAATCAGATCGAACGATACGCCCAAGAGCTTCGGAACGGGGCCAATGCCGCCCTTGTCACGGATGGCGGAGCTCCGGCGGTTAGCGATCCGGGAGCGATCCTAACCAATCTCTGCCACGAACACGGTGTCGCGGTAGCCGGCATTCCCGGCCCGAGCGCGCCCGTGCTCGCCCTTATGCTCAGCGGCTTTTTCGCCCAACGGTTCGCGTTTCTCGGATTCTTGGGCCGTAAGTCGGGCGCGATCCGCGGCGAGCTCGCCGCCTTCGCCGATTCGCCGCTCACTCTCGTCCTCTTCGAATCTTCCCACCGGCTCGAGCCGTTGCTCGCCACCGCTCACGAAGCGCTCGGCCCCCGCCGCTACGCCATTTGCCGCGAGCTGACGAAACTGCACGAGCAGGTCTACCGGGAAACCCTTCCCCATATCCCCGACGAATCCGCCGTCCCCCGCAAAGGGGAGTTCACGATCGTCATCGAAGGGCGCCGCAAACGAGATCTAGATTAA
- a CDS encoding OsmC family protein produces MLVVNWQGGMAFEADPPSGNRFVMDAIPEFGGEGKGPSPVEAFLASAAACSAMDVIGILEKKRQKVNGYRIEVEWQRDPPGTWPRPILSITVRHVLVGEGLDPDAVAKAVELSDTKYCTVIATLRQPPTVRSEYVVQEST; encoded by the coding sequence ATGTTGGTCGTGAATTGGCAGGGCGGGATGGCGTTCGAGGCGGATCCGCCGAGTGGAAACCGATTTGTGATGGATGCGATCCCCGAGTTTGGGGGAGAGGGGAAAGGGCCGTCGCCCGTGGAGGCGTTCTTAGCTTCGGCAGCCGCTTGCAGCGCGATGGATGTGATCGGGATCCTCGAAAAGAAACGTCAAAAGGTCAACGGGTATCGGATCGAGGTGGAGTGGCAGCGCGACCCACCCGGAACTTGGCCGCGCCCCATTCTCTCGATTACGGTTCGGCACGTGTTAGTCGGCGAGGGGCTCGATCCGGACGCGGTCGCGAAGGCGGTCGAGCTTAGCGACACGAAGTACTGCACCGTCATCGCGACTCTGCGGCAGCCACCGACGGTTCGGTCGGAATATGTGGTTCAGGAAAGCACCTAA
- a CDS encoding tetratricopeptide repeat protein — MVSCKQCQTPNSLDSTFCKRCGTAISDIELQEAQAKLEKLVEEGNTLFNQGRIDEALAVAEAANISNPSSISALSLKTLCHERRGEIAEALECADRLVELNPGSDFDRIRRASLRQKLQTDLYVPAAPDRRLAAIGGAAAVVLMLCIGAFVAKVGANSPPRTAMNSTASPQGVQEPNQLTGTGVQNPSNNPVVGTTGGTGETNSGTSTVTPGSVGPLKNGREQQTEATPPTISTENLGLPHSSGPTLPAVGSEESSVKPVDPKDLRVETSGPAVPTPTSNNVKTDQNDPPVDKHIGEEPPKAKALEDQGVYQINVRPGTSRPPNRTNAGAEPVGVTGLEALVRVGSQQFQLGNYAGAAKSYEQAVRGGGDGVILNRRLAQAYERLGRTSDASDAYRRCISAIDSALASGRGNRDNLSNTRSLCEQALKVLQGG; from the coding sequence ATGGTTTCATGCAAGCAATGCCAAACGCCGAATAGCCTTGACAGCACTTTTTGCAAGCGCTGTGGGACAGCCATCTCCGATATCGAACTTCAAGAGGCGCAAGCCAAGCTTGAAAAGCTCGTCGAAGAAGGAAATACCTTGTTCAACCAGGGCCGGATCGATGAAGCGCTCGCGGTTGCCGAAGCGGCGAACATCTCCAACCCCTCCAGCATTTCCGCGCTTTCGCTCAAGACGCTCTGTCACGAGCGGCGCGGCGAGATCGCGGAAGCGCTCGAGTGCGCCGACCGGCTCGTAGAGCTGAATCCGGGTTCCGACTTCGACCGGATCCGCCGCGCGTCGCTTCGACAAAAGCTTCAAACGGACCTTTACGTTCCCGCCGCTCCCGACCGACGCCTTGCTGCCATCGGTGGCGCGGCGGCCGTCGTCCTGATGCTCTGCATCGGCGCCTTCGTCGCCAAGGTCGGCGCCAATTCGCCCCCCCGGACGGCGATGAACTCGACCGCCAGTCCTCAGGGGGTCCAGGAACCAAACCAATTAACCGGAACAGGCGTTCAGAATCCGTCTAATAACCCGGTCGTGGGAACCACCGGCGGGACCGGTGAGACAAATTCCGGAACCTCCACGGTGACTCCTGGCTCCGTTGGCCCCCTGAAAAATGGCCGTGAGCAGCAAACCGAAGCGACGCCTCCTACAATCTCCACCGAAAACCTCGGACTTCCTCATAGCAGTGGCCCCACCCTCCCCGCCGTCGGGTCGGAAGAAAGCAGCGTGAAACCGGTCGATCCCAAGGATCTCCGCGTGGAAACCTCGGGACCAGCGGTGCCGACGCCTACGTCGAACAATGTGAAGACCGACCAGAACGATCCACCGGTAGACAAACACATTGGCGAAGAGCCACCGAAGGCAAAGGCGCTCGAGGACCAGGGCGTGTACCAAATCAACGTCCGTCCCGGAACCAGCCGCCCACCTAACCGAACGAATGCAGGCGCGGAGCCGGTTGGCGTCACCGGACTAGAGGCGCTGGTGCGAGTAGGAAGCCAGCAGTTCCAGCTAGGCAATTACGCGGGAGCGGCGAAGTCTTACGAGCAAGCCGTCCGCGGTGGGGGCGATGGGGTGATCCTCAACCGCCGCCTTGCCCAGGCGTACGAGCGGTTGGGCCGGACGAGCGACGCCTCCGACGCCTATCGCCGATGCATCTCCGCTATCGATTCGGCGCTGGCTTCGGGTCGAGGCAATCGCGACAACCTGAGCAACACCCGCAGTCTGTGCGAACAGGCGCTGAAGGTTCTCCAGGGTGGGTAA
- a CDS encoding tetratricopeptide repeat protein — MPRILVAQSLAPATRDGDPNVPIANYIGQEIDDGGKLTPVIWSMSDPIFREAALGGKLKDIPDHPKLADALSFARVVGADYVLICEAVKSGKEVKSSARLYRGTKEIWKGSESMGASQNGTADPFSSAQSTARTIVIKMSAAALKELTVQAKVVTPEPGRGQAPVPTTVTPPPVAKSDNSQLKIDLQEFLKDKHYASAVSLLRDAIDAEPFDPERRMMLVDLLKDRDPAAAAEEARRAETLIPDKPEFRVAAARAFMSAGKTKEALEELNEAIARAPEATATRLLLAELALSDGQPEKALPHLDEAIKNEPTAEAYFLRSLCRAMLGGADGVKLDLASMDKASPVKSPADLERRYKIAIPNLDKLLLKSFEQVRDLTQHAIVKPKDTDVQDTLETLQRLTGARLVFLQGLAVPPDFQKLHDRWLLSYKLLAQALSDLKTFTGGDADALTDARMNLGEAIKQATQARSASAG; from the coding sequence GTGCCGCGAATTCTCGTCGCCCAATCGCTGGCGCCCGCGACGCGCGACGGAGATCCAAACGTTCCGATCGCGAACTACATCGGGCAAGAGATCGACGACGGCGGCAAGCTCACGCCGGTCATCTGGAGCATGAGCGATCCGATCTTCCGCGAAGCCGCGCTTGGCGGGAAGCTCAAAGACATCCCCGACCATCCGAAGCTCGCCGACGCGCTGAGCTTTGCCCGCGTCGTAGGCGCGGACTACGTCCTCATTTGCGAGGCGGTTAAGTCCGGCAAAGAGGTCAAGTCGTCCGCACGCCTTTACCGGGGCACGAAGGAGATTTGGAAGGGGAGCGAATCGATGGGCGCGTCGCAAAACGGAACCGCCGATCCATTCTCATCCGCTCAATCGACCGCACGCACCATCGTCATCAAGATGTCCGCGGCCGCCCTTAAGGAGCTCACCGTTCAGGCGAAGGTGGTCACTCCCGAACCAGGCCGGGGCCAAGCTCCGGTGCCGACCACCGTCACGCCTCCTCCGGTGGCTAAATCGGATAATTCCCAGCTCAAGATCGACCTTCAAGAGTTTCTGAAAGATAAGCACTATGCGAGCGCAGTCTCGCTTCTTCGCGACGCCATCGACGCGGAGCCGTTCGACCCCGAGCGGCGCATGATGCTGGTCGACCTGCTCAAGGACCGGGACCCCGCCGCCGCCGCCGAGGAAGCCCGCCGAGCCGAAACCCTGATTCCGGACAAGCCCGAATTCCGCGTCGCCGCCGCCCGCGCGTTTATGAGTGCGGGCAAAACGAAAGAAGCGCTCGAGGAGCTTAACGAGGCGATCGCCCGCGCTCCCGAGGCGACCGCGACCCGGTTGCTCCTTGCCGAGCTCGCGCTTAGCGACGGCCAACCGGAAAAAGCGCTTCCCCACCTCGACGAGGCGATCAAGAACGAGCCTACCGCTGAAGCGTATTTTCTCCGGTCGCTCTGCAGAGCCATGCTCGGAGGAGCGGACGGCGTCAAGCTCGACCTGGCCTCAATGGACAAGGCGAGTCCGGTGAAGTCTCCGGCCGACCTCGAACGAAGATACAAGATTGCGATTCCGAACCTGGACAAACTACTCCTTAAAAGTTTCGAGCAGGTTCGAGATTTGACCCAGCACGCCATCGTAAAGCCGAAAGATACCGACGTTCAAGACACCTTGGAGACGCTCCAACGCCTTACCGGCGCCCGGTTGGTGTTCCTTCAGGGGCTGGCCGTCCCGCCCGATTTTCAAAAGCTTCACGACCGCTGGCTTTTGTCTTACAAATTGCTGGCTCAGGCCCTGTCCGACCTGAAGACATTCACCGGAGGCGATGCCGACGCGCTCACCGACGCGAGAATGAACCTGGGGGAAGCGATCAAGCAAGCTACCCAAGCCCGAAGCGCCTCTGCCGGCTGA
- the gcvT gene encoding glycine cleavage system aminomethyltransferase GcvT has product MSDTLLRTPLYDKHVEAGGRMVPFAGYSMPVQYASIIAESKAVREGAGMFDVSHMARLTLRGDKVLQFLERVTSNDVAKLQDGAGQYSLLPNEQGGTVDDIIVYRISDTEFRMVVNADNHAKDVAWLRAHNEEGVEITDQTDETAMIAVQGPTAVETLAGISDVPDLLRTAPAFGIVEGRIGGVQCFSARSGYTGEDGYELICAASDATRLWDALLAAGVAACGLGARDTLRVEAGLPLYGHELRDDVSPIAAGLGWVISKTKSFIGSDPVNAARANGTPRKLLGVRLETKRLITPGMKVLVDGREVGEVTSGVVSPLLDRGIAFALIDSSLKPEVPCAIDVRGKQEPGTIVNKRFFVRKKA; this is encoded by the coding sequence ATGTCCGACACCCTCCTTCGCACTCCGCTTTATGACAAGCACGTTGAAGCCGGAGGCCGAATGGTCCCGTTCGCCGGCTACTCGATGCCCGTTCAATACGCGAGCATCATCGCCGAATCCAAGGCGGTGCGTGAGGGGGCCGGGATGTTCGATGTGAGCCATATGGCGCGGCTCACCTTGCGCGGCGACAAGGTTCTCCAGTTTCTGGAGCGCGTCACCTCGAACGACGTCGCCAAGCTCCAAGACGGAGCCGGCCAATATTCCCTACTTCCCAACGAGCAGGGCGGGACCGTGGACGACATCATCGTCTATCGGATCTCGGACACCGAATTTCGCATGGTCGTGAACGCCGACAACCACGCGAAGGACGTTGCCTGGCTCCGCGCCCACAACGAGGAAGGGGTGGAGATCACCGACCAAACCGACGAGACGGCGATGATCGCGGTGCAGGGGCCGACGGCGGTAGAGACCCTCGCCGGGATCAGCGATGTGCCCGATCTCCTCCGCACCGCCCCCGCTTTCGGCATCGTGGAAGGACGGATCGGCGGGGTTCAGTGCTTCTCCGCGCGCTCCGGCTATACCGGCGAGGATGGCTACGAGCTGATCTGCGCCGCCAGTGACGCGACCAGGCTCTGGGACGCCCTTCTGGCGGCCGGAGTCGCCGCTTGCGGGCTCGGAGCCCGAGACACCCTGCGCGTAGAAGCGGGACTTCCCCTCTACGGACACGAGCTCCGGGACGATGTCAGCCCGATCGCCGCCGGCCTCGGTTGGGTTATCAGTAAAACCAAGAGCTTCATCGGCAGCGACCCGGTCAACGCGGCCCGCGCCAACGGCACCCCGCGCAAGCTCCTCGGCGTCCGCCTCGAAACCAAGCGCCTGATTACGCCCGGTATGAAGGTGCTGGTCGACGGCCGAGAAGTCGGCGAGGTCACCAGCGGCGTCGTTTCGCCCCTTCTCGACCGCGGTATCGCCTTCGCGCTCATCGACAGCTCGCTCAAGCCCGAGGTCCCCTGCGCCATTGACGTTCGGGGCAAACAGGAACCCGGCACCATCGTCAACAAGCGCTTCTTCGTCCGGAAGAAAGCCTAG
- a CDS encoding site-2 protease family protein — protein MSLPQEPASPPARSTWSFRLMSVAGIPIRIHFTFVLFLVWIATIGSGFLWTGLVLAVFACVLLHELGHALVARRFGIETRDITLYPIGGVAMLDGRPRPRQELWISLAGPMVNVVLAIILALVLLIRDGALPSFSLSLNGSSFLGALFVANVSLAIFNMIPAFPMDGGRVLRGSLALAMPETRATQIAGTIGQGLAILIGLWGILHQSPILVLVAFFVFLGAGQEVSATITRSFLAGHALHDAMQKRYRTINSGATLEAAARMLIEGSQHDFPVVAGDEGEVIGVLTRNAIAHGLATEGPTGYVAAHMRREYKTAHPNAPLEAAIEMFSQEDPSPIIVLDDGQMVGMVTQDNLSEFIMLEHARQQGTRSYGYTG, from the coding sequence GTGAGCCTTCCCCAAGAGCCAGCGAGCCCACCGGCCAGATCGACCTGGTCGTTCCGATTGATGTCGGTTGCCGGCATCCCGATTCGTATCCACTTCACGTTCGTTCTCTTCCTCGTTTGGATTGCGACGATCGGAAGTGGGTTCCTGTGGACCGGGCTCGTTCTCGCCGTCTTCGCGTGCGTCTTGCTGCACGAGCTCGGCCACGCGCTGGTAGCGCGCCGGTTCGGGATCGAGACGCGCGACATCACTCTCTATCCGATCGGCGGCGTGGCGATGCTCGACGGCCGTCCCCGCCCTCGGCAGGAACTATGGATCTCGTTGGCCGGGCCAATGGTGAACGTCGTTCTCGCCATCATCCTTGCGCTCGTCCTACTCATCCGGGACGGCGCCCTTCCGAGCTTCAGCCTCAGTCTTAACGGCAGCTCGTTCTTGGGTGCGCTCTTCGTGGCGAACGTCTCGCTGGCGATCTTCAATATGATCCCTGCCTTCCCGATGGACGGTGGCCGGGTCCTGCGCGGCTCACTGGCACTTGCGATGCCGGAAACCCGCGCGACCCAAATCGCCGGTACGATCGGGCAAGGGCTGGCCATCCTCATCGGCCTTTGGGGCATCCTGCATCAAAGCCCCATCCTCGTGCTTGTGGCATTCTTCGTCTTTCTTGGAGCGGGCCAAGAGGTGAGCGCGACGATCACGCGTTCTTTCCTGGCCGGCCACGCCCTTCACGATGCGATGCAGAAGCGATACCGCACCATCAACAGTGGGGCGACTCTGGAAGCGGCGGCGCGGATGCTCATCGAAGGCTCGCAACACGACTTTCCCGTAGTGGCCGGCGACGAGGGGGAGGTGATCGGCGTTCTCACCCGCAACGCCATCGCCCACGGACTGGCTACCGAGGGCCCCACCGGCTACGTGGCTGCCCATATGCGCCGAGAGTACAAGACCGCCCACCCAAACGCCCCTCTGGAGGCGGCGATCGAAATGTTCTCCCAGGAAGATCCCTCGCCGATCATCGTCCTCGACGACGGGCAAATGGTCGGCATGGTCACTCAGGACAATCTGAGCGAGTTCATCATGCTCGAGCACGCCCGTCAACAAGGGACGCGATCCTATGGATACACCGGCTGA
- the gltX gene encoding glutamate--tRNA ligase yields MSVRVRFAPSPTGMLHVGALRTVLFDHLFAKHLGGQHILRIEDTDRTRYNEESEREFVETLHWVGIDFDEGPHVGGPHAPYRQSERKEAGIYAEQIQILLANGHAYKAFETPEELDEMREYQKINKLSTGYYGGKWRDATPEQVSEAEASGKPYVIRQRMPRDVKIVTQDAIRGRVEVDSNLLTDPVLIKADGMPTYHFAAMVDDHLMKITHVLRGDEWLPSFPMHWTLYEQFGWEKPVFVHCPVIVGTDGKKLSKRHGATRVLDYGAQGYTKDALKNFIALIGWSPGDEREVMTEAELIEAFSLDGMQPSPGQFDIEKLRWLNGHRIRKMDPNDLLDALLSFARDPYTESYWATFVDENPVPNKPPIDGKEILRKLKLISDTATNDRPYVLAALKEEQQRVQTLADFGEAMEFFLVEEPEMDEKAIAKWFKEPHVPELFDWILAKLDESRVETAEHYETIVKAFQSHKGLEKLGPVVHPTRVALTGKTAGPGLFELMAVLGHDRIERRIRRAQGML; encoded by the coding sequence ATGTCCGTTCGAGTCCGATTTGCTCCGAGCCCAACCGGGATGCTGCACGTAGGCGCATTGCGCACCGTGCTGTTCGACCACCTGTTCGCTAAACACCTCGGCGGCCAGCACATCCTGCGGATCGAAGACACGGACCGGACGCGATACAACGAGGAGAGCGAGCGTGAGTTTGTCGAGACCCTCCATTGGGTCGGGATCGACTTCGACGAGGGCCCCCACGTCGGCGGCCCGCACGCCCCGTACCGCCAAAGCGAGCGAAAGGAGGCCGGCATCTACGCCGAGCAGATCCAGATTCTGCTCGCGAACGGTCACGCCTATAAGGCGTTCGAGACGCCTGAAGAGCTCGACGAGATGCGCGAGTACCAAAAGATCAATAAGCTCTCGACCGGCTACTACGGGGGCAAATGGCGCGACGCCACGCCCGAGCAAGTCTCGGAGGCGGAGGCGAGCGGAAAGCCGTACGTGATCCGGCAGCGGATGCCGCGCGACGTCAAGATCGTCACCCAAGACGCCATTCGCGGGCGGGTCGAGGTCGACTCGAACCTGCTCACCGATCCGGTCCTCATCAAGGCCGACGGTATGCCGACTTACCACTTCGCGGCGATGGTCGACGACCACCTGATGAAGATCACCCACGTTCTGCGGGGGGACGAGTGGCTGCCGAGCTTCCCGATGCACTGGACCCTTTACGAGCAATTCGGTTGGGAGAAGCCGGTCTTCGTCCACTGCCCGGTGATCGTCGGAACCGACGGCAAGAAGCTCTCTAAGCGCCACGGCGCCACCCGGGTGCTGGATTATGGCGCTCAGGGGTACACGAAGGACGCGCTCAAGAACTTCATCGCGCTCATCGGCTGGTCCCCCGGCGACGAGCGCGAGGTGATGACCGAAGCAGAGCTAATCGAGGCGTTTTCGCTCGACGGTATGCAGCCTTCGCCCGGCCAGTTCGACATCGAGAAGCTTCGATGGCTCAACGGACACCGGATTCGCAAGATGGATCCGAACGACCTGCTGGACGCCCTCCTCTCGTTCGCGCGGGACCCTTACACCGAGAGCTATTGGGCGACCTTCGTGGACGAGAACCCGGTTCCAAACAAGCCGCCGATCGACGGTAAGGAGATTCTCCGCAAGCTCAAGCTGATCTCCGACACCGCAACCAACGACCGACCTTACGTGCTGGCCGCTCTCAAAGAGGAGCAGCAGCGGGTGCAAACGCTCGCCGATTTCGGAGAGGCGATGGAGTTTTTCCTGGTGGAAGAGCCCGAGATGGACGAGAAGGCGATCGCCAAGTGGTTCAAGGAGCCCCATGTACCCGAGTTGTTCGACTGGATCTTGGCCAAGCTCGACGAGTCCAGAGTCGAGACGGCGGAGCATTACGAGACAATCGTGAAAGCTTTCCAAAGCCACAAAGGGCTCGAGAAACTCGGCCCGGTGGTCCACCCCACGCGGGTCGCCTTGACCGGCAAAACCGCCGGCCCCGGTCTCTTCGAGCTAATGGCCGTCCTCGGCCATGACCGTATCGAGCGGCGAATCCGCCGTGCCCAGGGGATGCTGTGA
- the hisD gene encoding histidinol dehydrogenase: MIRILDTTTHDDVLQILRQRSVHRDDQTESVVKQIIADVRQRGDAALLENARRFDAQGLESLVVSEEEIASAVVPAHHELAIRTAYERVLGFHQTQLARITEGWIGSKNQFRWSKGDDPGIGQRLLPVSSAGVYVPGGNATYPSSVIMNAAPGFAANVSDIAVTTPARADGTLADSVLLALRTVGVKRAYKIGGAAAIAALALGTETIKRVDKIVGPGNRFVNEAKHQLWGQVGLDGYAGPSEVCVLADDAADPRFAAADLLTQIEHAPDNAGFLVTLSRAKLDQILQEAEAQLKGAPREATMRQALREQSLAIVARDLTEALDLVNEIAPEHLTLAVKDPAAAMEGVQNAGCILLGEQTPESAGDFCLGASHTLPTSGAARWQSPVNVLDFLKLQSVARLSSEALQPLIPVIEAFGEMEGFPTHGFGASIRRT, translated from the coding sequence ATGATCCGCATCCTTGACACCACGACCCACGACGACGTTCTGCAAATCCTCCGTCAACGGTCGGTCCACCGAGACGACCAGACCGAGAGCGTCGTGAAGCAGATCATCGCCGACGTCCGTCAACGCGGCGACGCCGCGCTGCTAGAGAATGCGCGCCGGTTCGATGCGCAGGGGTTAGAGTCTCTGGTGGTGAGCGAAGAGGAGATCGCGTCTGCCGTAGTGCCTGCTCATCATGAGCTAGCGATACGTACGGCATACGAGAGGGTGCTTGGGTTCCACCAGACCCAACTCGCCCGGATCACCGAGGGTTGGATCGGATCGAAAAATCAGTTTCGTTGGTCGAAGGGCGATGATCCAGGGATCGGCCAGCGGCTATTGCCGGTTAGTTCGGCGGGGGTCTACGTACCGGGTGGCAACGCCACTTATCCCAGCTCGGTCATCATGAACGCCGCTCCCGGATTCGCGGCAAACGTTTCCGACATCGCGGTGACCACCCCGGCGCGAGCCGACGGCACCCTGGCCGATTCCGTCCTCCTGGCGCTTCGAACCGTGGGAGTAAAGCGCGCCTACAAGATCGGCGGAGCGGCCGCGATCGCCGCGCTTGCGCTCGGAACCGAGACGATCAAGCGAGTCGACAAGATCGTAGGCCCCGGCAACCGGTTCGTCAATGAGGCAAAGCACCAACTCTGGGGCCAAGTCGGCTTAGACGGCTATGCCGGACCGAGCGAGGTGTGCGTCCTGGCCGACGATGCGGCGGACCCCAGGTTTGCCGCCGCCGACCTCCTGACCCAGATCGAGCACGCGCCGGACAACGCCGGATTCCTCGTCACCCTAAGTCGGGCGAAGCTGGATCAAATCCTTCAAGAAGCGGAGGCGCAGCTCAAAGGGGCTCCGAGGGAAGCGACGATGCGCCAGGCACTAAGGGAACAGAGTCTCGCCATCGTGGCCCGAGACTTGACGGAGGCGCTGGATCTCGTGAACGAGATCGCTCCCGAGCATTTGACCCTCGCCGTCAAAGATCCGGCCGCCGCGATGGAAGGGGTGCAAAACGCGGGCTGCATCTTGCTCGGCGAACAGACGCCGGAGAGCGCGGGCGATTTCTGCCTTGGCGCCTCGCACACGCTCCCCACCAGCGGGGCTGCCCGCTGGCAGAGTCCGGTCAACGTCCTAGATTTCTTGAAGCTCCAAAGTGTTGCGAGGCTCTCTTCGGAAGCGCTTCAACCGCTCATCCCGGTTATTGAGGCATTCGGCGAGATGGAAGGATTTCCCACCCACGGGTTCGGAGCGTCGATCCGACGGACGTAA